In Marasmius oreades isolate 03SP1 chromosome 1, whole genome shotgun sequence, one DNA window encodes the following:
- a CDS encoding uncharacterized protein (BUSCO:EOG09261XZ6), with translation MGMKDGDNTTTKLLTLLNVSATKSGKHKWDVHDESRRPEKLNKRKTVKIAVAQEKTQEGPDVEMEGAQEITEAQVLQGDSDDLDEMQKSSDPYETHFGCNPSCLGKARSSADNISWKMSQGSRGKLGQISEFVPEGSEPSSSKRDVDGILERIRKPFSVRQGKLLKDQAELQNDVISLLCGYQDFYSTFSTWGSKQCVREAISLHILNHITKKRRRVLKNNERLSNASKYKSDPPEDVQDQGFTRPSTLILLPTRNSALAWFSALISHTPSPEYQIENHSRFVAEYGLPPDAVDKLASAEPGTYPEDHVENFKGNVDDCFRIGIKMTRKSVKAFSDFYKCDLLIASPLGLRQSIQKERGADYLSSIEVLVIDQLDALTMQNWDHVKFILEHLNKLPKESHDTDFSRVKPWYLDGHSEYLRQSILLSAYETPETRALFNNNLKNLAGRIRQDKRWSAIDVPEGVQQNFIRFECSNPQSETDKRFNYFITQVLPTVLKSAVQSANTAIFIPSYFDLIRVQNHFRTLTGTSYTVLSEYSSNQDISRARQAFFLGQKSFLLITERFHFYKRYKIRGIRNIIFYGPPDHPQFYSELLSYPFLDDGVEASDLTCRVLFSKYDWFRLERIAGTEAAAELIKSV, from the exons ATGGGCATGAAAGACGGTGACAATACAACGACAAAGCTGCTCACTCTCCTCAATGTATCTGCGACGAAGTCTGGGAAACACAAGTGGGATGTTCATGACGAATCTAGGCGGCCTGAGAAACTGAACAAACGCAAAACTGTGAAGATCGCGGTCGCGCAAGAAAAGACACAGGAAGGTCCGGATGTAGAGATGGAAGGAGCACAAGAAATTACGGAGGCTCAAGTATTGCAAGGTGATTCAGACGATTTAGATGAAATGCAAA AATCCTCGGACCCTTACGAGACACATTTTGGCTGCAATCCTTCGTGCCTTGGGAAAGCTAGATCCTCTGCTGACAACATCTCTTGGAAAATGTCTCAAGGATCCAGAGGAAAGCTCGGTCAGATTTCCGAATTCGTCCCAGAAGGCTCTGAGCCTAGTTCCTCCAAAAGAGATGTCGATGGG ATTCTGGAACGAATACGCAAACCGTTCTCGGTGCGACAGGGCAAACTCCTGAAGG ATCAGGCCGAGTTGCAGAACGATGTTATCTCGTTGTTATGCGGATACCAAGACTTTTATTCGACCTTTAGTACCTGGGGGTCGAAGCAATGTGTTCGGGAGGCAATATCGTTACATATTCTCAATCACATTACCAA GAAGCGACGAAGAGTGCTTAAAAATAACGAGAGGCTCTCGAATGCATCAAAATACAAATCAGATCCTCCGGAAGATGTGCAGGACCAAGGATTCACTCGGCCTTCTACCCTCATATTACTCCCTACTCGAAACTCTGCCTTAGCTTGGTTCAGTGCCTTGATATCCCATACCCCGTCACCGGAATATCAGATTGAGAATCACAGCCGATTCGTAGCAGAGTACGGCCTACCCCCTGACGCCGTCGACAAGCTGGCTTCCGCCGAACCAGGTACCTATCCCGAAGACCACGTCGAGAATTTCAAAGGAAATGTAGATGATTGCTTCAGAATTGGAATTAAAATGACCCGCAAGAGTGTCAAAGCTTTTTCCGACTTCTACAAATGTGATCTGCTCATCGCGAGCCCTCTTGGACTGCGGCAGTCGATACAGAAAGAAAG AGGCGCAGATTACTTGTCATCTATCGAGGTCCTGGTTATCGATCAGCTAGATGCTTTGACCATGCAAAACTGGGACCATGTCAAG TTCATTCTTGAACACCTCAATAAATTGCCGAAGGAATCACACGACACCGACTTTTCGCGTGTCAAGCCATGGTATCTGGACGGCCA CTCGGAGTATTTGAGGCAGTCGATATTGCTTTCGGCCTATGAAACACCTGAAACGCGTGCGCTTTTCAACAACAACCTAAAGAATCTCGCTGGTCGAATACGGCAGGATAAACGTTGGTCTGCAATTGATGTCCCTGAGGGTGTGCAACAA AATTTCATCCGGTTCGAATGTTCCAACCCTCAAAGCGAGACTGATAAACGCTTCAACTATTTTATCACCCAG GTGTTGCCTACGGTTCTAAAGTCCGCTGTCCAGAGCGCCAACACTGCAATCTTCATCCCCTCTTATTTTGATCTCATACGCGTACAGAACCATTTCCGTACTCTTACCGGTACATCGTACACCGTCCTCTCGGA GTACTCCTCAAATCAAGATATCTCCCGCGCACGCCAAGCTTTCTTCTTGGGCCAGAAATCATTCTTGCTCATCACAGAGCGCTTCCATTTCTATAAACG ATATAAAATCAGAGGGATTCGAAATATCATCTTCTATGGTCCTCCCGATCATCCCCAGTTCTACAGCGAACTCTTGTCGTATCCCTTCTTGGATGACGGAGTCGAGGCTTCAGACCTTACTTGCCGAGTACTGTTTTCAAAGTATGACTGGTTCCGTTTGGAACGCATAGCGGGTACCGAAGCGGCGGCTGAACTGATCAAATCTGTGTAG
- a CDS encoding uncharacterized protein (BUSCO:EOG09260XL0) produces the protein MTQVLCVAEKPSIAKAITQILSGGRFTTRNTRSSFIKNYDFDYPQTNSQYTVTAVAGHLTDLDFPETHRKWHSCDPIDLFYAPVLVEVKKENKSMETNIFNEAKKASMLMIWTDCDREGEHIGSEIANVARRARAGIVVKRARFSAIVAQQIHHAAQHPVELNMRLVHAVEARLITDLKIGAAFTRHQTFQLQNHIEKEGVISYGPCQFPALGFVVSRSKDVKDFRPEIFWYIHLALTAEDGQETSFSWKRGHLFSEDEAIVLYEHVMENPLARVTKVEKKETKKWKPLPLTTVELQKAGSRLLKLSPKKVLDIAEKLYQQGFLSYPRTETDQYDPQFDFHILIDKQRVDPSWGDFATSLREGEFCAPRKGKNNDKAHPPIHPTAHAGNLAGDERKVYEYISRRFLASCSKDAKGWQTTVEVICGDEYFAATGLTVTEKNYLLVYPYEKWNTNELPDFEEGNEFEPSICELRDGQTTKPTYLTEADLVALMDKNGIGTDATIAQHIDTIIAREYVIEQFEGQTKYLLPSTLGIGLIDGYNKMNLNNTNLGKPLLRRETERRMVKVGRGETTKEAMIYESLEQYRAMYIIVQREFDKVKQCVRQYLDEARNQPVGGGDNGGGPRDGRGGRGGGARGRGRGRGGRGGGNGGGGHGDEPHDDGDAPNPGGGGRRGRGQSTRGTSARGRANAPQCQRNETPLDIESDHTYRPNPPRPSSTHAVPQPISTPRTSATGSVPRGALTIKLCQCQEPAVERSNSAGKKYLCCGNGICHLFEWVETPSSRPVPPSLSRPTTSSHPVSVEEPPRCDCNVSAAQRTVVKDNENKGRKFWTCGNERACKYFQFVDEPTSNVPAKRTHSNTVNAGTSSQNETPDACYKCYEQGHWASQCPNDGGPTKKSRVASGAQASTSSSGSDTCFKCSQEGHWASQCPNDDDSGARTRNFGTSATNILSSATCYKCNVTGHYSNNCPNPNKTSSKSTRGGSSKGSIRGRGGTKGGGRGRGRGKGATKTKSGFTAPAGF, from the exons ATGACGCAGGTTCTTTGTGTTGCCGAGAAACCGTCGATTGCAAAGGCAATAACCCAAATCTTGTCTGGGGGTCGATTCACTACT CGGAATACGCGATCTAGCTTCATAAAGAACTATGATTTTGACTATCCACAAACTAATTCTCAATATACTGTCACCGCCGTTGCTGGACACTTGACAGACCTCGACTTCCCTGAGACCCACAGAAAATGGCATTCCTGTGATCCCATCGATCTCTTCTACGCTCCGGTGCTTGTTGAGgtcaagaaagagaacaaatcAATGGAAACTAACATCTTCAACGAGGCCAAGAAGGCAAGCATGCTTATGATATGGACGGATTGTGATAGGGAGGGAGAACATATAGGATCGGAGATTGCAAATGTTGCTAGAAGAGCACGTGCTGGTATTGTCGTCAAACGTGCTCGTTTTAGTGCTATCGTTGCCCA GCAAATCCATCATGCAGCTCAACACCCAGTGGAACTCAACATGAGGCTCGTTCATGCGGTTGAAGCCAGGCTAATAACTGACCTGAAGATTGGCGCAGCCTTCACTCGGCACCAAACATTTCAACTTCAGAACCATATTGAGAAGGAGGGCGTCATCTCTTATG GACCCTGTCAGTTTCCCGCACTCGGCTTTGTTGTTTCACGATCCAAGGATGTCAAGGATTTTAGACCGGAAATATTTTGGTACATCCACCTCGCCTTGACTGCGGAAGATGGTCAAGAAACAAGTTTCAGTTGGAAAAGAGGACATCTTTTTAGTGAGGATGAGGCAATCGTGCTTTACGAACATGTTATGGAGAATCCACTTGCGCGGGTAACAAAAgttgagaagaaagaaacaaaaaaatg GaaacctcttcctctcacTACAGTCGAGCTGCAGAAAGCAGGCTCTCGTTTACTCAAGCTCTCGCCAAAAAAGGTGCTGGAC ATTGCGGAAAAGCTCTATCAACAGGGCTTTCTTTCCTACCCTCGAACTGAGACCGATCAGTATGACCCGCAATTTGACTTCCACATCCTTATTGATAAGCAAAGGGTGGATCCTTCTTGGGGTGATTTTGCCACTTC GCTGCGAGAGGGCGAGTTCTGTGCTCCTAGGAAGGGTAAGAATAACGACAAAGCACACCCTCCGATACATCCTACTGCGCATGCCGGTAACCTCGCTGGTGATGAGCGAAAGGTATATGAGTACATTTCTCGAAGGTTCTTGGCGTCTTGTTCCAAAGATGCGAAAGGGTGGCAAACAACTGTGGAGGTCATATGCGGTGACGAATATTTCGCAGCGACAG GCTTGACTGTCACAGAGAAGAACTACTTACTGGTATATCCGTACGAGAAGTGGAACACCAACGAACTACCAGACTTCGAGGAGGGCAACGAGTTTGAACCTTCAATCTGCGAGCTACGAGATGGACAGACAACGAAGCCAACTTACTTGACAGAGGCTGATCTGGTGGCTCTGATGGATAAGAATGGTATCG GAACCGATGCAACTATTGCTCAACACATCGACACTATCATCGCACGTGAATACGTGATTGAACAATTTGAAGGTCAAACCAAATACCTTCTTCCGTCAACTCTTGGGATCGGGCTCATTGACGGGTACAACAAGATGAATTTAAACAATACCAACCTCGGAAAGCCATTGTTGCGTCGCGAG ACCGAACGCCGAATGGTCAAAGTAGGTCGCGGAGAAACGACCAAGGAAGCGATGATTTACGAGAGTTTGGAGCAATATCGGGCGATGTATATCATTGTGCAAAGGGAATTTGACAAAGTTAAACAG TGTGTCCGGCAATATCTTGACGAAGCGAGAAACCAGCCGGTCGGTGGTGGTGACAACGGAGGTGGCCCCCGGGATGGGCGCGGCGGGAGGGGCGGAGGTGCACGAGGGCGAGGGCGAGGGCGAGGCGGACGTGGAGGTGGAAACGGAGGCGGAGGACATGGTGACGAACCCCATGATGACGGCGATGCGCCCAACCCGGGAGGTGGAGGTCGAAGGGGAAGAGGGCAAAGTACCCGAGGGACCTCTGCACGCGGAAGAGCCAATGCACCTCAATGTCAACGAAACGAAACACCTCTTGACATCGAATCAGATCATA CCTATCGACCAAATCCTCCTAGGCCATCGAGCACGCACGCTGTGCCACAGCCTATCTCCACTCCAAGAACTTCCGCGACTGGAAGTGTACCCAGGGGGGCTTTGACCATCAAACTCTGCCAGTGTCAAGAACCGGCTGTCGAAAGGTCGAATTCTGCGGGTAAGAAGTACCTATGTTGTGGGAACGGCATCTGCCACTTATTCGAATGGGTCGAGACGCCATCGTCACGCcctgttccaccttcattaTCCCGACCTACCACGAGTTCTCACCCCGTTTCTGTTGAGGAACCTCCACGATGTGATTGTAACGTATCTGCTGCTCAACGGACCGTGGTTAAAGATAACGAGAACAAGGGTAGAAAGTTCTGGACTTGTGGAAATGAACGTGCTTGCAAATACTTTCAGTTTGTGGATGAACCAACTTCAAATGTACCGGCGAAAAGGACTCATTCCAAT ACTGTGAACGCTGGAACGTCAAGCCAGAACGAAACCCCGGATGCTTGCTACAAG TGCTACGAGCAAGGTCACTGGGCGTCGC AATGCCCGAACGATGGTGGGCCAACAAAGAAATCAAGGGTTGCTTCGGGGGCACAAGCTTCTACAAGTTCCAGCGGTAGTGACACATGCTTCAAG TGTAGTCAGGAGGGACATTGGGCATCGC AATGCCCCAACGATGACGACTCGGGGGCAAGGACGCGAAACTTCGGAACCTCTGCAACAAATATACTCAGTTCAGCTACTTGCTACAAATGCAACGTAACTGGACATTACAGTAACA ATTGTCCTAACCCAAATAAGACCAGCAGTAAGTCAACTAGGGGCGGCAGTAGCAAAGGATCCATTCGCGGTCGTGGTGGTACAAAAGGAGGCGGTCGTGGACGTGGAAGAGGAAAAGGGGCAACAAAAACGAAATCGGGCTTCACAGCACCAGCTGGTTTCTAG
- a CDS encoding uncharacterized protein (BUSCO:EOG09263WZ2) has protein sequence MHAIQQQYWSIRDYLSPVLRESKFKEHGRITPEEFVAAGDFLAYKFPVWTWEKGDVSKARDFLPTDKQYLITRGVPCLRRATSLAYTDADEDAERLLSFDDATDSGGDEWVETHAGRKSNMPSASNPGEIADIPDVDGGADELSTGVGGMSLKQEEIPALDDIPDMEEDDLEEGDEATAAPKTAVTSSNVIDPSQIEVATGNLLQVRTYDVMITYDKYYQTPRIWLIGYDENRIPLTPAQIFQDISAEHASKTVTIEPFPHQASLQAASVHPCKHASVMKKVIERMNNSVVAEQLAHQKASPKEKEKKKWFGKKSGNKDEKPSAPGDDDEVEGMRVDFYLVVFLKFIASIVPTIEVDSTTAF, from the exons aTGCACGCTATACAG CAACAATACTGGAGCATACGTGATTATCTCAGTCCT GTGTTAAGAGAAAGTAAATTCAAGGAACACGGTCGGATCACTCCCG AGGAGTTCGTTGCAGCTGGAGACTTTTTGGCGTACAAGTTTCCTGTATGGACTTG GGAAAAGGGTGATGTCTCCAAGGCCAGAGACTTTCTACCAACCGACAAACAGTATCTGATCACACGAGGTGTACCGTGCCTTCGTCGTGCCACTTCACTCGCCTACACAGACGCAGACGAAGATGCGGAACGACTCCTCTCATTCGACGATGCCACTGATTCTGGGGGAGATGAATGGGTCGAAACTCATGCTGGACGCAAATCGAACATGCCGTCTGCATCAAACCCTGGAGAGATCGCTGACATACCAGATGTAGATGGAGGCGCAGATGAATTATCTACTGGTGTGGGTGGAATGTCGCTCAAGCAGGAGGAGATTCCTGCTTTAGACGACATCCCGGAtatggaggaagatgatttagaggaaggagatgaagcCACCGCTGCTCCCAAGACTGCGGTAACATCTTCAAATGTCATTGATCCTAG CCAAATCGAGGTCGCTACAGGAAACCTACTCCAAGTACGAACTTACGATGTGATGATCACGTACGACAAATATTATCAGACACCTCGTATCTGGCTAATAGGCTATGATGAG AACCGTATTCCCCTCACCCCAGCGCAGATCTTCCAAGACATATCTGCAGAACATGCTTCCAAAACAGTCACCATCGAACCATTCCCGCATCAAGCTTCTCTTCAGGCGGCTTCCGTACACCCGTGCAAACATGCTAGTGTCATGAAGAAGGTCATCGAACGGATGAACAACAGTGTGGTAGCTGAGCAGTTGGCTCACCAGAAGGCTTCGccaaaggagaaggagaagaagaagtggtTCGGCAAAAAGAGTGGTAACAAAGATGAGAAGCCTTCGGCCCCaggcgatgacgatgaagttgAGGGAATGCGTGTGGATTTCTATCTTGTCGTATTCCTCAAGTTTATCGCATCCATAGTGCCAACCATTGAAGTTGATTCCACCACGGCTTTCTGA